A single window of Acidimicrobiales bacterium DNA harbors:
- a CDS encoding zinc-binding dehydrogenase translates to MKAVLYHRSGGPEVLTYTDVADPEPGPSDVVIRVAATCVNRLDVIQRNGWFHLEGFTFPHISGMDIAGTVEAVGSSVTAVSAGDRVVVDPSLAGVPEDSKLAGVGDLYGNLGVIGATADGGYAELCLVPSTHVHPVPDAVSLVHAAAFPTTWMTAAHALFDTGELTAGESVLIHAAGSGVATAAIQLAVDAGATVYVTAGTTAKCEKALELGAAAGTENRQTDVAAWVRAQTDGRGVDMVFDFIGPALWEASLNSLAIRGRLVNCGNTTGEEVTIPSLSHLYHMGLRILGSDGYRPGEFGPVWQKYLDGDFEVVIDSEYALAEAGAAQERLLASEHFGKIVLRPGD, encoded by the coding sequence GTGAAGGCTGTCCTCTATCACCGCAGTGGCGGACCCGAGGTCCTCACCTACACCGACGTCGCCGATCCCGAGCCCGGCCCGTCCGACGTCGTGATCCGGGTGGCCGCCACCTGCGTCAACCGTCTCGACGTGATCCAGCGCAACGGCTGGTTCCACCTCGAGGGGTTCACCTTCCCCCACATCTCGGGCATGGACATCGCCGGCACGGTCGAGGCCGTCGGATCGTCGGTGACGGCGGTGTCGGCGGGGGACCGCGTCGTCGTCGACCCGTCTCTGGCCGGCGTTCCCGAGGACTCGAAGCTGGCCGGCGTCGGCGACCTCTACGGCAACCTCGGGGTCATCGGTGCGACCGCTGACGGGGGCTACGCCGAGCTGTGTCTCGTCCCGTCCACGCACGTCCACCCGGTACCCGACGCGGTGTCGCTCGTCCACGCCGCAGCGTTCCCGACGACGTGGATGACCGCAGCCCATGCGCTCTTCGACACCGGCGAGCTGACCGCCGGTGAGTCCGTGCTCATCCACGCCGCGGGCAGCGGGGTCGCGACGGCCGCCATCCAACTGGCCGTCGACGCGGGTGCCACCGTGTACGTCACCGCGGGCACCACGGCGAAGTGTGAGAAGGCCCTCGAGCTCGGAGCGGCCGCGGGGACCGAGAACCGTCAGACCGACGTCGCCGCCTGGGTGAGGGCCCAGACCGACGGGCGTGGTGTGGACATGGTCTTCGACTTCATCGGCCCCGCGCTGTGGGAGGCGTCACTGAACTCCCTGGCGATCCGGGGTCGGCTCGTCAACTGCGGGAACACGACCGGTGAGGAGGTCACGATCCCCTCGCTGTCGCACCTCTACCACATGGGCCTCAGGATCCTGGGCTCCGACGGCTACCGGCCCGGGGAGTTCGGGCCCGTCTGGCAGAAGTACCTCGACGGCGACTTCGAGGTCGTGATCGACAGCGAGTACGCACTGGCCGAGGCCGGGGCGGCCCAGGAGCGCCTGCTCGCCAGCGAGCACTTCGGCAAGATCGTGCTCCGTCCCGGTGACTGA
- a CDS encoding aromatic ring-hydroxylating dioxygenase subunit alpha translates to MTDTTNPATVLTPELLASLGESTTDVATAFTLPPVLYTSPEVLEFEKAALFDHEWMCVGLASTIPDPGDWFSTSVNDEPILVVRGKDGSVVAMTSVCQHRGMLLTDDDSTGNCTKFTCPYHHWSYALDGRLLGAPAMERTDGFDKGDYGLPNLGCEVWQGFVFVNHDTAAAPLAPRLERYTPFLENYDLPNAVCPGTFTLEGLPWNWKIMFENFNDGYHANRLHQYVQDFCPSSMADFPVPWDDESGVMFRTNGYTHIDGGFNATHRAIMPIFPNLTDEERMRSTFALVPPTLCMGTAPDQAFFFIVRPTGPETIDVEIGYLFHPSALTDPLFDEKFALSDAGVQVFVRQDQDATTKVQQGMRSRYAARGRYSWQEESHVQFNRWLISRYRNHWPGRHLGAVPEQATG, encoded by the coding sequence ATGACCGACACGACGAACCCGGCCACGGTGTTGACACCCGAGCTCCTCGCGAGCCTCGGTGAGTCGACCACGGACGTGGCCACCGCGTTCACGCTGCCGCCGGTGCTGTACACGTCGCCTGAGGTCCTCGAGTTCGAGAAGGCGGCGCTGTTCGACCACGAGTGGATGTGCGTCGGCCTGGCGAGCACGATCCCCGATCCCGGCGACTGGTTCTCGACCTCGGTGAACGACGAGCCCATCCTCGTCGTCCGCGGCAAGGACGGGTCGGTGGTCGCGATGACCTCGGTGTGTCAGCACCGCGGGATGCTCCTCACCGACGACGACTCGACCGGCAACTGCACCAAGTTCACGTGTCCGTACCACCACTGGAGCTACGCGCTCGACGGCCGCCTCCTCGGCGCGCCGGCAATGGAACGCACCGACGGCTTCGACAAGGGTGACTACGGCCTGCCGAATCTCGGCTGCGAGGTCTGGCAGGGGTTCGTGTTCGTCAATCACGACACGGCCGCTGCGCCCCTCGCACCGCGCCTGGAGCGGTACACGCCGTTCCTGGAGAACTACGACCTTCCCAATGCCGTCTGCCCCGGGACCTTCACCCTCGAGGGTCTTCCGTGGAACTGGAAGATCATGTTCGAGAACTTCAACGACGGCTACCACGCCAACCGGCTCCACCAGTACGTGCAGGACTTCTGCCCGTCATCGATGGCCGACTTCCCGGTGCCGTGGGACGACGAGAGCGGCGTCATGTTCCGTACGAACGGCTACACCCACATCGACGGCGGCTTCAACGCCACCCACCGGGCCATCATGCCGATCTTCCCGAACCTCACCGACGAGGAGCGGATGCGTTCGACCTTCGCACTGGTCCCGCCCACCCTGTGCATGGGCACCGCCCCCGACCAGGCCTTCTTCTTCATCGTGCGACCCACCGGACCGGAGACGATCGACGTCGAGATCGGCTACCTCTTCCACCCGTCGGCGCTCACCGATCCGCTGTTCGACGAGAAGTTCGCGCTCTCCGACGCCGGTGTGCAGGTCTTCGTCCGCCAGGACCAGGACGCGACGACCAAGGTCCAGCAGGGAATGCGGTCCCGGTACGCGGCGCGCGGGCGCTACTCGTGGCAGGAGGAGAGCCATGTCCAGTTCAACCGGTGGCTCATCTCGCGGTACCGGAACCACTGGCCGGGCCGTCACCTCGGAGCCGTGCCCGAGCAGGCGACGGGCTGA